In one Plasmodium falciparum 3D7 genome assembly, chromosome: 14 genomic region, the following are encoded:
- a CDS encoding 40S ribosomal protein S3 has protein sequence MSAPISKKRKFINDGVFQAELNEFLARILAEDGYSGVEVRVTPIRTEVIIRATRTREVLGDKGRRIRELTSLVQKRFFNKSTNSVELFAERVEHRGLCAMAQAESLRYKLLKGLAVRRACYGVLRHIMESGAKGCEVIVSGKLRAQRAKSMKFRDGYLISTGEPSKRFVNTATRSAQLKQGVLGIKVKIMLPTAIDTRTGLTSILPDNISVLEPKTDTVDL, from the exons atgtcaGCTCCT aTTTCAAAAAAGAGAAAGTTTATTAATGATGGTGTTTTTCAAGCCGAGTTAAATGAATTTTTAGCTCGTATTTTGGCAGAAGATGGATATTCAGGTGTTGAAGTTAGGGTTACACCTATAAg aaCGGAGGTTATTATAAGAGCCACTCGTACTAGAGAAGTTCTTGGAGATAAAGGAAGGAGAATACGTGAATTAACATCATTAGTACAAAAAAGATTCTTTAATAAATCAACAAATAGTGTTGAATTATTTGCTGAAAGAGTAGAACATAGAGGATTGTGTGCAATGGCACAAGCCGAATCTTTaagatataaattattaaaaggaTTAGCAGTAAGAAGAGCATGTTATGGAGTTTTAAGACATATAATGGAATCTGGTGCTAAAGGATGTGAAGTTATTGTATCAGGAAAATTAAGAGCTCAAAGAGCTAAAAGTATGAAATTTAGAGATGGTTATTTAATATCTACAGGAGAACCATCCAAAAGATTTGTTAACACTGCTACCAGATCAGCACAATTAAAACAAGGAGTCTTAGGTATTAAAGTTAAAATTATGTTACCAACAGCTATTGATACTAGAACAGGATTAACTTCTATTTTACCAGATAATATTTCTGTTTTAGAACCAAAAACAGATACTGTAgatttataa